In Chitinophaga sp. HK235, a single window of DNA contains:
- a CDS encoding UDP-glucose/GDP-mannose dehydrogenase family protein produces the protein MKITVVGTGYVGLVTGTCFAETGNEVTCVDIDANKVKKLSSGQVTIYEPGLEKLFERNLKEERLFFTTSLEEGIREAEVIFLALPTPPGADGAADLSFILKVADQLGKLLTDYKVIVDKSTVPVGTAEKVIAAIAQNCKTEFDVVSNPEFLREGVAVDDFMKPDRVVIGTNSERARKIMGELYAPFVRQGNPIIYMDEKSAELTKYAANSFLATKISFMNEIAVLCEKLGADVDMVRRGIGSDDRIGKRFLFPGIGYGGSCFPKDVQALVKSSQDVAYDFKILNAVMDVNERQKLFLVPKIKAYFNGDLKGKHFALWGLAFKPNTDDIREAPALYIIDALVAAGATVTVFDPEAMENVKQLIGDKVQYAEHQYTSLDHADALIIATEWSVFRTPDFHKISASLKNKVIFDGRNLFEVSRMKEMGYHYESVGRVTIA, from the coding sequence ATGAAGATTACAGTAGTAGGCACTGGTTATGTAGGACTGGTAACCGGTACCTGTTTTGCAGAAACAGGCAATGAAGTTACCTGCGTAGATATCGATGCCAACAAAGTAAAAAAACTGTCTTCCGGTCAGGTTACTATCTATGAACCCGGACTGGAGAAGCTGTTTGAACGTAACCTCAAGGAAGAACGTCTGTTTTTCACCACCAGCCTGGAAGAAGGTATCCGCGAGGCGGAAGTGATATTCCTCGCCCTGCCTACACCTCCTGGTGCGGATGGTGCTGCCGATCTCTCTTTTATATTGAAAGTAGCGGACCAACTGGGTAAACTGCTGACAGACTATAAGGTAATCGTAGACAAAAGCACCGTACCGGTGGGTACAGCAGAAAAGGTCATCGCTGCCATCGCTCAAAACTGTAAAACGGAGTTCGACGTGGTGTCTAACCCTGAGTTTTTACGGGAAGGCGTAGCAGTAGACGACTTTATGAAGCCCGACCGCGTAGTGATAGGCACTAATTCTGAAAGAGCCCGTAAGATCATGGGCGAACTGTATGCTCCTTTTGTAAGACAGGGTAACCCGATCATATACATGGACGAGAAGTCCGCAGAGCTGACCAAATACGCTGCTAACTCTTTCCTCGCTACCAAAATTTCGTTCATGAACGAAATCGCTGTGCTCTGTGAAAAACTAGGTGCAGACGTAGACATGGTCCGCCGGGGTATCGGCAGCGACGATCGTATCGGCAAACGATTCCTGTTTCCCGGTATCGGCTATGGCGGCAGTTGTTTCCCTAAAGATGTACAGGCCCTGGTAAAATCTTCCCAGGATGTGGCATACGATTTTAAGATACTGAATGCTGTGATGGATGTGAACGAACGGCAGAAGCTGTTCCTTGTCCCTAAGATCAAAGCTTATTTTAACGGTGACCTCAAAGGCAAACATTTTGCGCTGTGGGGCCTGGCTTTCAAACCCAATACAGACGACATCCGGGAAGCTCCGGCATTGTACATCATCGATGCCCTGGTAGCTGCCGGCGCCACCGTTACTGTATTTGATCCTGAAGCCATGGAAAACGTAAAACAGCTGATCGGTGATAAAGTACAGTACGCCGAACACCAGTATACATCCCTGGACCACGCCGATGCGCTGATCATCGCTACCGAATGGAGCGTTTTCAGAACGCCGGATTTCCATAAAATATCTGCTTCTCTGAAGAACAAAGTTATCTTTGACGGCCGCAATCTGTTTGAAGTGTCACGTATGAAGGAGATGGGATATCACTATGAGAGTGTAGGCCGTGTCACTATTGCTTAA
- a CDS encoding DegT/DnrJ/EryC1/StrS aminotransferase family protein produces the protein MVPIQMVDLKRQYTKIKPQVDAAIQEVLESTAFINGGAVQKFADELQQYLDIKHVIPCANGTDALQIAMMALDLQPGDEVITPSFTFIATAEVIALLRLKPVFVDIDPKTYCLDVAAVEKAITPKTKAIVPVHLYGHVADMEPLMAVAAKHNLYVIEDNAQAIGANYTFADGSVKKAGAIGHIGCTSFFPSKNLGCYGDGGALFTNDDALAAKIRMVANHGQSARYYHDVVGVNSRLDSVQAAVLRIKLPLLDEYIVARRAVADAYDAAFADMPQITTPFRAANSYHVFHQYTMQLHGADRYKLQQYLQEKQVPAMIYYPVPAHRQKMFEQFGGATFELPVTDSLTSTVISLPIHTEMDKDQLDHIIHSVKSFLNNPPA, from the coding sequence ATGGTGCCTATTCAGATGGTGGACTTGAAACGCCAGTATACGAAGATTAAACCGCAGGTGGATGCTGCCATTCAGGAAGTGCTGGAGAGTACTGCTTTCATTAATGGTGGAGCGGTGCAAAAATTTGCGGACGAGCTGCAGCAATACCTGGACATCAAGCATGTGATACCCTGCGCCAATGGCACCGATGCTTTACAGATAGCCATGATGGCACTGGACCTGCAGCCTGGTGATGAAGTGATTACCCCTTCATTCACTTTTATTGCTACCGCAGAAGTGATAGCGCTGTTAAGGCTGAAACCTGTTTTTGTGGATATTGATCCTAAGACCTACTGCCTCGACGTGGCTGCTGTGGAAAAAGCCATCACCCCTAAAACCAAGGCGATCGTTCCGGTACACCTTTACGGTCATGTGGCAGATATGGAGCCGCTGATGGCCGTTGCCGCCAAACATAACCTGTATGTAATTGAAGACAACGCACAGGCTATCGGCGCCAACTATACCTTTGCGGATGGCAGTGTGAAGAAAGCGGGTGCTATCGGCCATATTGGCTGTACTTCCTTCTTCCCTTCCAAAAACCTGGGATGTTATGGCGACGGTGGCGCATTGTTTACCAACGACGACGCCCTGGCGGCAAAAATCAGGATGGTAGCCAACCACGGCCAGTCTGCCCGTTATTATCACGATGTAGTGGGTGTTAATTCCCGTCTCGACTCCGTGCAGGCAGCTGTATTAAGGATCAAACTTCCGTTGCTCGACGAGTATATCGTAGCCCGTCGTGCCGTTGCAGACGCCTATGATGCCGCTTTTGCTGATATGCCGCAGATCACTACACCTTTCCGTGCGGCCAACAGCTACCATGTGTTCCATCAGTACACTATGCAGCTGCATGGTGCCGACAGATATAAACTACAGCAGTACCTGCAGGAAAAACAGGTGCCGGCCATGATATACTATCCAGTACCAGCCCACCGTCAGAAAATGTTCGAGCAATTTGGTGGTGCTACCTTTGAATTACCCGTAACCGATAGTCTCACCTCAACGGTGATTTCCTTGCCGATACACACTGAAATGGACAAAGATCAGTTAGATCACATTATTCACTCTGTCAAATCATTTCTAAACAATCCCCCAGCATGA
- a CDS encoding 3-deoxy-D-manno-octulosonic acid transferase → MLAKAIYNTGIQLYKAGVCLAAMGGKKKASLWLKGRQDWQTRMRQAGLGQHPVIWIHAASLGEFEQGRPVLEALRLRYPGYKILLTFFSPSGYEVRKDYPGADYVFYLPLDTRRNARDFADIVKPSLAIFVKYEFWYHLLTELYIRKIPVLLVSGIFRQDQLFFKGYGGMFKQLLLQLTHLFVQNQNSLELLKGIGIHHASISGDTRFDRVAALLTEQQTLPLITQFAGHDKLLVAGSTWPEDEQLLAAWWQQSSHPGLKLIIAPHEIHEGHIRQVKTFFPQAVTYSALKAGTADPNATVLIIDNIGMLTTLYRYANITYVGGGFGKDGIHNLLEPAAYSKPVIIGPEYSKYFEAVELVALHGALVVPELTNLQDYMNLLLNDPEFYGKTASIAGNYVKDNKGATEKILQYIQEKRFLSKE, encoded by the coding sequence ATGTTGGCAAAGGCTATTTATAATACAGGGATTCAATTGTACAAGGCAGGTGTCTGCCTGGCAGCCATGGGTGGCAAAAAAAAGGCATCTTTATGGCTGAAAGGCCGCCAGGACTGGCAAACACGGATGAGGCAGGCCGGCCTGGGCCAGCATCCGGTCATCTGGATACATGCTGCCTCCCTGGGAGAGTTTGAACAGGGCAGGCCTGTACTGGAAGCACTACGCCTCCGTTACCCCGGCTATAAAATTTTGTTAACATTTTTTTCGCCCTCCGGATATGAGGTCAGGAAAGACTATCCCGGTGCCGATTATGTGTTTTATCTGCCCCTCGATACCCGCCGTAATGCACGCGACTTCGCAGATATCGTAAAACCTTCGCTGGCCATTTTTGTCAAGTACGAATTCTGGTACCATCTCCTCACGGAGCTGTATATACGAAAAATACCCGTTCTGCTCGTGTCCGGTATCTTCCGCCAGGACCAGCTTTTCTTCAAAGGTTATGGCGGTATGTTCAAACAGCTGCTGCTACAGCTGACCCACCTCTTCGTACAAAATCAAAATTCGCTGGAACTGCTGAAAGGAATTGGTATCCACCATGCCAGCATCAGCGGGGATACCCGGTTCGACAGGGTAGCAGCATTGCTGACCGAACAACAGACCTTGCCGCTGATAACACAGTTTGCCGGCCATGATAAGCTGTTGGTTGCCGGTAGCACCTGGCCCGAAGATGAACAGCTGCTGGCTGCCTGGTGGCAACAATCATCTCATCCCGGCCTGAAACTGATCATCGCCCCCCATGAGATTCACGAAGGACATATACGGCAAGTGAAAACATTTTTCCCCCAAGCGGTCACCTATTCAGCATTAAAAGCCGGAACTGCTGATCCCAATGCAACTGTTCTGATCATAGATAATATCGGAATGCTGACCACCTTATACCGGTACGCTAATATTACCTATGTAGGTGGCGGATTCGGGAAAGATGGTATCCACAACCTGTTGGAGCCTGCCGCATACAGCAAACCCGTTATTATAGGCCCTGAATACAGCAAATACTTTGAGGCAGTAGAGCTGGTGGCCCTGCATGGGGCGCTGGTAGTGCCGGAGCTGACTAACCTGCAGGACTATATGAATTTACTGCTGAATGATCCGGAGTTTTATGGGAAAACCGCTTCCATAGCCGGAAACTATGTAAAGGACAATAAAGGGGCTACCGAAAAGATATTACAATATATTCAGGAGAAACGTTTCCTGAGCAAGGAATAG